The Siniperca chuatsi isolate FFG_IHB_CAS linkage group LG7, ASM2008510v1, whole genome shotgun sequence genome includes a window with the following:
- the LOC122878868 gene encoding LOW QUALITY PROTEIN: golgin subfamily A member 6-like protein 6 (The sequence of the model RefSeq protein was modified relative to this genomic sequence to represent the inferred CDS: substituted 1 base at 1 genomic stop codon), whose protein sequence is ELEEEEEEEELEEEEEEELELEEEEEEELEEEEEEEEEEEEEEEEEEELELEEEEEEELEEEEEEEEEELEEEEEEEELEEKEEEELEEEEEEELEEEEELEEKEEEELEXEEEEDEEEEEEEEEELEEKEEEELEEEEEKELEEEEELEEKEEEELEEKEEEEEEELEEEEEEEEEEEEELEEEELEEKEEEELEEEEEEEEEEEELEEKEEEELEEEEEEEEEEEELEEKEEEELEEEEEEEEEEEEEEELEEEEEEEEEEEEEEEELEEKEEEELEEEEEEEEEEEEEEEEEEELEENKEEELEEEEEEEEEEEEEEEEELEEKEEEELEEEEEEEEEEEEEEEEEEEEEEEEEEEEEERWSLYFESIHRKCRHARAAAALESQCADADATRSDFVAGG, encoded by the coding sequence gagttagaggaggaagaagaagaagaagagttagaggaagaagaagaagaagagttagagttagaggaagaagaagaagaagagttagaggaagaagaagaagaagaagaagaagaagaagaagaagaagaagaagaagaagagttagagttagaggaagaagaagaagaagagttagaggaagaagaagaagaagaagaagaagagttagaggaagaagaagaagaagaagagttagaggaaaaagaagaagaagagttagaggaggaggaagaagaagagttagaggaggaagaagagttagaggaaaaagaggaagaagagttagagtaggaagaagaagaagatgaagaagaagaagaagaagaagaagaagagttagaggaaaaagaagaagaagagttagaggaggaggaagaaaaagagttagaggaagaagaagagttagaggaaaaagaggaagaagagttagaggaaaaagaggaagaagaggaagaagagttagaggaagaagaagaagaagaagaagaagaagaagaagagttagaggaagaagagttagaggaaaaagaggaagaagagttagaggaagaagaagaagaagaagaagaagaagaagagttagaggaaaaagaggaagaagagttagaggaagaagaagaagaagaagaagaagaagaagagttagaggaaaaagaggaagaagagttagaggaagaagaagaagaagaagaagaagaagaagaagaagaagagttagaggaagaagaagaagaagaagaagaagaagaagaagaggaagaagagttagaggaaaaagaggaagaagagttagaggaagaagaagaagaagaagaagaagaagaagaagaagaagaagaagaagaagagttagaggaaaataaagaagaagagttagaggaagaagaagaagaagaagaagaagaagaagaagaagaggaagaagagttagaggaaaaagaggaagaagagttagaggaagaagaagaagaagaagaagaagaagaagaagaagaagaagaagaagaagaagaagaagaagaagaagaagaagaagaagaagaacgaTGGTCACTGTATTTTGAAAGTATTCACCGGAAGTGTCGACATGCCCGTGCTGCTGCCGCTTTAGAGTCGCAGTGCGCAGATGCGGATGCCACACGGTCGGATTTCGTTGCTGGTGGTTAA
- the srsf7a gene encoding serine and arginine rich splicing factor 7a isoform X2, translating into MSYYSSSRSSSRATDCKVYVGDLGNGAAKGELERAFSYYGPLRSVWVARNPPGFAFVEFEDPRDAEDAVKGMDGKVLCGSRVRVEMSTGLSRKGRGRPSRRQFDPNDRCYQCGDRGHYAYDCYRFSKRGGGGGRRSRSRSHSRSRSRSRSRGHRYRSRSRSRSHSRSRRRSPSYSRRRSRSGSPARSKSRTPVRSRSRSRSRSGSAPRGRSASRSRSRSPPANHKRNSRSRSASPNRSPTPADD; encoded by the exons ATGTCATACTATTCATCTTCCCGTAGTTCGTCTCGGGCCACTGACTGTAAAGTGTACGTGGGTGACTTAGGCAATGGTGCTGCCAAAGGGGAGCTGGAGCGAGCGTTCAGTTATTACGGCCCACTGAGAAGCGTCTGGGTGGCCAGGAACCCACCTGGGTTTGCCTTTGTGGAGTTTGAGGATCCCAGAGACGCAGAAGATGCTGTGAAAGGAATGGATGGAAA GGTCCTTTGTGGTTCCCGTGTTCGTGTGGAGATGTCAACAGGCCTCTCCCGGAAGGGCCGTGGGCGCCCCAGCCGACGTCAGTTCGACCCCAATGATCGGTGTTACCAGTGTGGGGACCGGGGCCACTATGCCTATGACTGCTACCGCTTTagcaagagaggaggaggaggaggtcgtCGCAGCAG GTCTCGCTCGCATTCTCGATCTCGCTCCAGGTCCAGGTCCCGAGGGCACCGCTATCGCTCTCGCTCCCGCAGCCGTAGCCACAGCAG GAGCCGTCGCCGATCTCCATCCTACTCCAGACGCAGGAGCAG GTCTGGCTCCCCAGCTCGTTCCAAGTCCAGGACTCCAGTGAGAAG tcgCTCCAGATCTCGGTCTCGGTCTGGCTCTGCGCCCAGAGGACGCTCTGCCTCCCGATCCCGCTCACGATCTCCGCCAGCCAACCACAAGAGGAACAG tcgTTCCCGTTCAGCAAGTCCAAACCGAAGCCCTACGCCAGCAGACGACTGA
- the srsf7a gene encoding serine and arginine rich splicing factor 7a isoform X1 has protein sequence MSYYSSSRSSSRATDCKVYVGDLGNGAAKGELERAFSYYGPLRSVWVARNPPGFAFVEFEDPRDAEDAVKGMDGKVLCGSRVRVEMSTGLSRKGRGRPSRRQFDPNDRCYQCGDRGHYAYDCYRFSKRGGGGGRRSRSRSHSRSRSRSRSRGHRYRSRSRSRSHSRSRRRSPSYSRRRSRSGSPARSKSRTPVRSRSRSRSRSGSAPRGRSASRSRSRSPPANHKRNSVWWELITALTPQLIPGPGSASWRCVRPAGG, from the exons ATGTCATACTATTCATCTTCCCGTAGTTCGTCTCGGGCCACTGACTGTAAAGTGTACGTGGGTGACTTAGGCAATGGTGCTGCCAAAGGGGAGCTGGAGCGAGCGTTCAGTTATTACGGCCCACTGAGAAGCGTCTGGGTGGCCAGGAACCCACCTGGGTTTGCCTTTGTGGAGTTTGAGGATCCCAGAGACGCAGAAGATGCTGTGAAAGGAATGGATGGAAA GGTCCTTTGTGGTTCCCGTGTTCGTGTGGAGATGTCAACAGGCCTCTCCCGGAAGGGCCGTGGGCGCCCCAGCCGACGTCAGTTCGACCCCAATGATCGGTGTTACCAGTGTGGGGACCGGGGCCACTATGCCTATGACTGCTACCGCTTTagcaagagaggaggaggaggaggtcgtCGCAGCAG GTCTCGCTCGCATTCTCGATCTCGCTCCAGGTCCAGGTCCCGAGGGCACCGCTATCGCTCTCGCTCCCGCAGCCGTAGCCACAGCAG GAGCCGTCGCCGATCTCCATCCTACTCCAGACGCAGGAGCAG GTCTGGCTCCCCAGCTCGTTCCAAGTCCAGGACTCCAGTGAGAAG tcgCTCCAGATCTCGGTCTCGGTCTGGCTCTGCGCCCAGAGGACGCTCTGCCTCCCGATCCCGCTCACGATCTCCGCCAGCCAACCACAAGAGGAACAG cGTGTGGTGGGAGCTGATCACTGCACTGACACCACAGCTGATCCCAGGCCCAGGGTCTGCCAGCTGGCGGTGTGTACGTCCTGCGGGAGGGTGA